From the Amycolatopsis thermoflava N1165 genome, one window contains:
- the sigJ gene encoding RNA polymerase sigma factor SigJ, with translation MTEPDDGLTAIMSERRQLINLAYRLLGSLAEAEDVVQETYARWYAMSRDEQDAIASPGAWLTKVAGRLCLNVLSSARTRRETYVGEWIPEPVPDSSEWRPADPADRVTLDESVSMAFLVVLDSMTPAERVAFILHDVFRYSFAEIAEVVGRTPAACRQLASSARRRVRDAQAPATPVSRQAQVVRDFKRAWEARDIEALLGLLAPDATAISDGGGLVSTVLHPVQGAERILSALARLEHRFRGHTLLERTVNGQPGLVAQEDGVTVSVYAFEIADEKIQRIWAVRNPEKLRAWTAS, from the coding sequence ATGACCGAACCGGACGACGGTCTGACCGCGATCATGAGCGAACGGCGTCAGCTGATCAACCTGGCGTACCGGCTCCTCGGGTCGCTCGCCGAGGCCGAGGACGTGGTCCAGGAGACCTACGCCCGCTGGTACGCCATGTCCCGCGACGAGCAGGACGCCATCGCCTCCCCCGGCGCCTGGCTGACCAAGGTGGCCGGCCGCCTCTGCCTCAACGTGCTGTCCTCGGCCCGCACGCGGCGGGAAACCTACGTGGGGGAATGGATTCCCGAGCCGGTGCCGGACAGCTCGGAATGGCGCCCCGCCGACCCCGCCGACCGGGTCACCCTCGACGAGTCGGTCAGCATGGCCTTCCTCGTGGTGCTCGACTCGATGACCCCGGCCGAGCGCGTCGCGTTCATCCTGCACGACGTCTTCCGCTACTCCTTCGCCGAAATCGCCGAGGTCGTCGGGCGCACACCGGCGGCGTGCCGTCAGCTGGCCTCGTCGGCGCGCCGCCGCGTCCGCGACGCCCAGGCCCCCGCCACGCCGGTCTCGCGGCAGGCCCAGGTCGTCCGCGACTTCAAACGGGCCTGGGAAGCACGCGACATCGAAGCCCTCCTCGGCCTGCTCGCTCCCGACGCCACGGCGATCAGCGACGGCGGCGGCCTGGTCAGCACGGTGCTCCACCCGGTCCAGGGCGCCGAACGGATCCTGAGCGCCCTGGCCCGCCTCGAACACCGGTTCCGCGGGCACACGCTGCTGGAGCGCACCGTCAACGGCCAGCCCGGCCTGGTCGCCCAGGAGGACGGCGTCACCGTGTCCGTGTACGCGTTCGAGATCGCGGACGAGAAGATCCAGCGCATCTGGGCGGTGCGCAACCCGGAGAAGCTGCGCGCGTGGACCGCGAGCTGA
- a CDS encoding NAD(P)/FAD-dependent oxidoreductase: MNKTHKVIVIGGGYAGTLAANRLRMRDDVDVTLVNPRPAFVDRIRLHQFVAGTGEATVDFGTMLDDGVHLVVDTATRIDTAARAVRLASGRELGYDYVVYAVGSTAAAPTVPGAAEFAVPVAELESARRLRDELDALPAEAPVTVVGGGLTGIETAAELAERGRRVTLACGGTLAPSLSAGGRRYIAKWLSRHGVAVVEAAKVAEVRPDAVVFDDGTTRASALTVWSAGFAVPELAAASGLSTDDLGRLLTDETLTSVDDDRIVAAGDSAAPSGLPLRMSCQVAGPLGAQAADTVLSRIAGTEPPVLDVALVGSCVSLGRHAAVRQFAHKDDTAQNFYVGGRLGAAYKELACKLGVLKIRREARKPGSLRWVKGGRQVTGPVSAAAPATPTRTASPGR, translated from the coding sequence ATGAACAAGACCCACAAGGTGATCGTCATCGGCGGCGGGTACGCCGGCACGCTCGCGGCCAACCGCCTGCGCATGCGCGACGACGTGGACGTCACGTTGGTCAACCCCCGTCCGGCGTTCGTCGACCGCATCCGGCTGCACCAGTTCGTCGCAGGCACCGGAGAGGCCACAGTGGACTTCGGCACGATGCTCGACGACGGCGTCCACCTGGTGGTCGACACCGCCACGCGCATCGACACCGCCGCCCGCGCCGTGCGGCTGGCCTCGGGCCGCGAGCTGGGCTACGACTACGTGGTCTACGCGGTCGGCAGCACCGCGGCGGCGCCCACGGTGCCCGGGGCGGCCGAATTCGCCGTCCCGGTCGCCGAACTGGAGTCCGCGCGGCGGCTGCGGGACGAGCTGGACGCGCTGCCCGCGGAAGCGCCGGTCACGGTGGTCGGCGGCGGGCTGACCGGCATCGAGACCGCCGCCGAGCTGGCCGAACGGGGACGCCGGGTCACCCTCGCGTGCGGCGGGACGCTGGCGCCCTCGTTGAGCGCGGGCGGTCGCCGGTACATCGCCAAGTGGCTGTCCCGGCACGGGGTCGCGGTGGTCGAGGCCGCCAAGGTGGCCGAAGTCCGGCCGGACGCGGTCGTTTTCGACGACGGCACGACGCGGGCGAGCGCCCTGACCGTCTGGAGCGCGGGCTTCGCCGTGCCGGAGCTCGCGGCCGCGAGCGGACTGAGCACCGATGATCTGGGCCGTCTGCTCACCGACGAGACGCTGACCAGCGTCGACGACGACCGGATCGTCGCGGCGGGCGACTCCGCCGCGCCGTCGGGCCTGCCGCTGCGGATGAGCTGCCAGGTCGCCGGGCCGCTCGGCGCGCAGGCCGCCGACACCGTGTTGAGCCGCATCGCCGGGACCGAACCGCCGGTGCTCGACGTGGCTCTGGTCGGGTCGTGCGTCAGCCTCGGCAGGCACGCGGCCGTGCGGCAGTTCGCCCACAAGGACGACACCGCGCAGAACTTCTACGTCGGTGGCCGCCTCGGCGCGGCCTACAAGGAGCTGGCCTGCAAGCTCGGCGTGCTGAAGATCCGCCGCGAGGCCCGCAAGCCCGGTTCCCTGCGGTGGGTGAAGGGCGGACGGCAGGTCACAGGCCCAGTGAGCGCAGCAGCGCCCGCAACTCCGACTCGTACAGCTTCGCCGGGTCGGTGA
- a CDS encoding LysR substrate-binding domain-containing protein: protein MVELTSLRQFLVVARLEHLSRAAEELRVAQPSLSRTIARLESELGTPLFDRSGRLRLNDAGRLFRDHVERSLGELDAGRRAVAEAVSTGLGAVRLASETFLTLTGPLAAYKRAHPSAEIELQWSPAEDMPRRLRAQDVDLCVASQPIHADGLESVQLFDDAVGVGTALDHPLARRTSVTIEELAGQPFVTARRGHWLRRLLDRVFAARDLTPKIVCESDEPGAIAELIGAGLGIGLVPGFARRTAVQAPLAWVAVDSPDCRRRVTLHWGAGSHLSPAARLMRDTITGWDWPDGDR from the coding sequence ATGGTGGAGCTGACCTCGCTGCGGCAGTTCCTGGTGGTGGCCCGGCTGGAGCACCTCAGCCGGGCGGCCGAGGAACTGCGCGTCGCCCAGCCGTCGCTGAGCCGCACCATCGCCCGGCTGGAGAGCGAGCTCGGCACTCCGCTGTTCGACCGGAGCGGCCGGCTCCGGCTGAACGACGCGGGCAGGCTCTTCCGCGATCACGTCGAACGGTCCCTCGGGGAGCTGGACGCGGGGCGCCGCGCCGTGGCCGAGGCCGTCAGTACGGGACTGGGCGCCGTGCGGCTCGCCTCGGAAACGTTCCTCACCCTCACCGGTCCGCTCGCGGCCTACAAGCGCGCCCACCCGTCGGCCGAGATCGAGCTCCAGTGGTCGCCTGCCGAGGACATGCCGCGACGGCTGCGGGCCCAGGACGTCGACCTGTGCGTCGCGTCGCAGCCCATCCACGCCGACGGGCTGGAGTCGGTGCAGCTGTTCGACGACGCCGTGGGCGTGGGCACGGCACTCGACCACCCGCTGGCGCGCCGCACGTCCGTGACGATCGAGGAACTCGCCGGGCAGCCGTTCGTCACCGCCCGCCGCGGCCACTGGCTGCGCCGGCTGCTCGACCGGGTCTTCGCCGCCCGCGACCTCACGCCGAAGATCGTCTGCGAGAGCGACGAGCCCGGCGCCATCGCGGAGCTGATCGGTGCGGGGCTGGGCATCGGTCTCGTGCCGGGTTTCGCCCGCCGCACCGCCGTCCAGGCCCCGCTCGCCTGGGTCGCCGTCGACAGCCCCGACTGCCGCCGCCGGGTCACCCTGCACTGGGGCGCGGGCAGTCACCTCTCGCCCGCGGCGCGGCTGATGCGGGACACGATCACCGGCTGGGACTGGCCCGACGGCGACCGGTGA
- a CDS encoding TetR/AcrR family transcriptional regulator yields the protein MGEARTSRRERLRAETAREIKTIALELMAKGGPDAISLRAIAREMGMTAGAIYGYYPTRDDLITTLISDVYTSLVDTAEAARDAVPADDPAGRILAWGRALRTWSLANPEGFRLIYGDPVPGYRAPEGGAAADAERRACALLTELIAGAWPTVQAPDDFDWDDFGPALVQHMREEFPGLPPAVLALSLRTWGRMHGLISLEVYGHLGPQVTDPAKLYESELRALLRSLGL from the coding sequence GTGGGTGAAGCGAGGACGAGCCGCCGGGAACGGCTGCGGGCGGAGACCGCGCGCGAGATCAAGACCATCGCGCTGGAGCTGATGGCCAAGGGCGGCCCGGACGCGATCTCGCTACGGGCGATCGCGCGTGAGATGGGCATGACGGCCGGCGCGATCTACGGCTACTACCCCACCCGCGACGACCTGATCACCACGCTGATCTCCGACGTCTACACCTCGCTGGTGGACACCGCCGAAGCCGCGCGGGACGCCGTCCCCGCGGACGACCCGGCCGGGCGGATCCTGGCGTGGGGCCGCGCGCTGCGGACGTGGTCGCTCGCCAACCCCGAGGGTTTCCGGCTCATCTACGGCGATCCGGTGCCCGGCTACCGCGCACCCGAAGGCGGCGCCGCGGCGGACGCGGAGCGCCGGGCGTGCGCCCTGCTGACCGAGCTGATCGCCGGGGCCTGGCCGACGGTCCAGGCCCCGGACGACTTCGACTGGGACGACTTCGGGCCCGCGCTGGTGCAGCACATGCGCGAGGAGTTCCCCGGGCTGCCGCCCGCCGTGCTGGCCCTGTCGCTGCGGACGTGGGGCCGGATGCACGGTCTGATCTCGCTCGAGGTCTACGGGCACCTCGGCCCGCAGGTCACCGACCCGGCGAAGCTGTACGAGTCGGAGTTGCGGGCGCTGCTGCGCTCACTGGGCCTGTGA